One part of the Corynebacterium sp. CNCTC7651 genome encodes these proteins:
- a CDS encoding thioredoxin domain-containing protein — translation MTTRKVQNPNSKGNTAFLWAVIAVLAIAALVIGLIVNNGRNNQKAAAEAEMVKMDGINVTWNEGEDTIHLAGANPKADANEGDLFEDFSCSYCAKYHIATDADMLELVKDGDITMNLRMMVGQDRGTVGHSTKSTAAFLALLAHGDVDAAFTLRNYLYENQQQVYNNVDETKLADLAKSYGASNAALQDIRDAKYIDAAMKMSGDNAKLQQDTSGEAWTPRVLIDGEDLYADGNLTETWPADLAAR, via the coding sequence GTGACCACTCGCAAGGTGCAGAACCCGAACAGCAAGGGCAACACCGCGTTCCTCTGGGCAGTAATCGCCGTGCTGGCCATCGCCGCACTGGTTATCGGCCTGATTGTGAACAACGGCCGCAACAACCAGAAAGCCGCCGCGGAGGCGGAAATGGTGAAGATGGACGGCATCAACGTCACCTGGAACGAGGGCGAAGACACCATCCACCTCGCCGGCGCGAACCCGAAGGCGGACGCGAACGAGGGCGACCTGTTCGAAGACTTCTCCTGCTCCTACTGCGCGAAATACCACATTGCTACCGACGCGGACATGCTCGAGCTGGTCAAGGACGGCGACATCACCATGAACCTGCGCATGATGGTGGGCCAGGACCGCGGCACGGTGGGCCACTCCACCAAGTCCACCGCGGCGTTCCTCGCGCTGCTGGCGCACGGCGACGTGGATGCAGCGTTCACGCTGCGCAACTACCTGTACGAGAACCAGCAGCAGGTGTACAACAACGTAGACGAGACCAAGCTGGCGGATCTGGCGAAGAGCTACGGCGCCTCCAACGCTGCGCTGCAGGATATCCGCGATGCCAAGTACATCGACGCGGCCATGAAGATGAGCGGCGACAACGCCAAGCTGCAGCAGGACACCTCTGGTGAGGCGTGGACCCCGCGCGTGCTGATTGACGGCGAGGACCTCTACGCGGACGGCAACCTGACCGAGACCTGGCCTGCCGATCTGGCCGCGCGCTAG
- a CDS encoding MauE/DoxX family redox-associated membrane protein, whose translation MTTKTAGSTAAQPRDAQATTGLVLDIASALARFGLAFMWIYSGYTKLGAHLDVTKSIEAYEIFTPYWSDLLARVIGPLEIAGGLLLLLGIKLRWAGAVSIAVLAMFIMGLYSVYSRGLVIDCGCFNPNASGDAESGDILRALWRDVFLLAVTGFMVWRPFKKFAIYP comes from the coding sequence GTGACAACGAAAACCGCGGGATCGACCGCTGCCCAGCCACGGGATGCGCAGGCCACGACGGGGCTGGTGCTGGACATCGCGTCCGCGCTCGCCCGCTTCGGGCTGGCGTTCATGTGGATCTACTCCGGCTACACCAAGCTCGGGGCGCACCTGGACGTGACCAAATCCATCGAGGCGTACGAGATTTTCACCCCGTACTGGTCCGACCTGCTCGCGCGCGTGATCGGCCCGCTGGAGATCGCCGGCGGGCTGCTCCTGCTGCTGGGGATCAAACTGCGCTGGGCCGGGGCCGTGAGCATCGCCGTGCTGGCGATGTTCATCATGGGCCTGTACAGCGTGTACAGCCGCGGTCTGGTCATCGACTGCGGCTGCTTCAACCCGAACGCCTCGGGCGACGCGGAGTCCGGGGACATTCTCCGCGCGCTGTGGCGCGACGTGTTCCTCCTCGCTGTGACCGGGTTCATGGTGTGGCGACCGTTTAAGAAGTTCGCCATCTACCCCTAG
- a CDS encoding CrcB family protein, giving the protein MRTDPFSTALAVGVGAGLGALTRWFVLLGAAPGSLAALALTFAINAAGCFAMGWFKPGPLWGTGFLGGLTTYSAVAFAALQSSISGALLVLALSFAVNVAAWIAGDAARGRANA; this is encoded by the coding sequence GTGCGTACAGATCCTTTCTCCACTGCCCTCGCCGTCGGCGTCGGCGCTGGCCTCGGGGCGCTGACCCGCTGGTTCGTGCTCCTCGGCGCCGCCCCCGGTTCGCTCGCGGCGCTGGCACTCACCTTCGCCATCAACGCCGCCGGCTGCTTCGCCATGGGGTGGTTCAAGCCCGGCCCGCTATGGGGTACCGGGTTCCTCGGGGGCTTGACCACGTATTCGGCGGTGGCGTTTGCGGCGTTGCAATCGTCGATAAGCGGGGCCCTGCTTGTGCTGGCCTTGAGTTTCGCGGTGAACGTCGCGGCGTGGATCGCAGGAGACGCGGCGAGGGGGCGGGCGAATGCTTAA
- a CDS encoding CrcB family protein yields MLNVQVLLVGVAAVFAGGFAGGVLRWWLTRLIPNPRAATFAANVAAAGVLGFVAMGPAMWQIAVGAGFAGSLSTFSTLAREVGELIKKKDYAEATKYVLATAAIGVASAGFGMMWAPR; encoded by the coding sequence ATGCTTAACGTACAAGTGCTGCTGGTGGGCGTCGCCGCGGTGTTCGCCGGCGGCTTCGCGGGTGGCGTGCTGCGCTGGTGGCTCACGCGGCTGATCCCCAACCCGCGGGCGGCAACGTTCGCGGCCAACGTCGCGGCGGCGGGCGTGCTGGGCTTCGTTGCCATGGGGCCGGCGATGTGGCAGATCGCGGTCGGCGCGGGCTTTGCGGGCAGCTTATCGACGTTTTCTACGCTCGCCCGCGAAGTCGGCGAGCTGATCAAGAAGAAGGATTACGCGGAGGCGACGAAATACGTGCTGGCCACGGCCGCGATCGGTGTGGCCAGCGCCGGTTTCGGCATGATGTGGGCGCCGCGCTAG